In Streptomyces sp. NBC_00448, the following are encoded in one genomic region:
- the ftsZ gene encoding cell division protein FtsZ: MAAPQNYLAVIKVVGIGGGGVNAINRMIEVGLKGVEFIAINTDAQALLMSDADVKLDVGRELTRGLGAGANPDVGRKAAEDHREEIEEVLKGADMVFVTAGEGGGTGTGGAPVVANIARSLGALTIGVVTRPFTFEGRRRANQAEDGIAGLRENVDTLIVIPNDRLLSISDRQVSVLDAFRSADQVLLSGVQGITDLITTPGLINLDFADVKSVMSEAGSALMGIGSARGDDRAVAAAEMAISSPLLEASIDGARGVLLSISGGSDLGLFEINEAAQLVSEAAHPEANIIFGAVIDDALGDEVRVTVIAAGFDGGQPPTKGSREKLVGGYTGRDDSSGSSSGTPTGSSGAGAGRGAGSDAGRLTPSFTGIGSVPAPVEREPEPDSEPVAENPGTPSGPLVPPARPYQDPAVEELDVPDFLK; the protein is encoded by the coding sequence GTGGCAGCACCGCAGAACTACCTCGCAGTCATCAAGGTCGTCGGCATCGGCGGCGGTGGCGTCAACGCCATCAACCGGATGATCGAGGTCGGTCTCAAGGGCGTCGAGTTCATCGCGATCAATACCGATGCGCAGGCCCTGCTCATGAGCGACGCCGACGTCAAGCTGGACGTCGGCCGCGAACTGACCCGGGGCCTCGGCGCCGGCGCCAACCCCGACGTCGGCCGCAAGGCCGCGGAGGACCACCGCGAGGAGATCGAAGAGGTGCTCAAGGGCGCCGACATGGTCTTCGTCACCGCGGGCGAGGGAGGAGGCACCGGCACCGGCGGCGCCCCCGTCGTGGCCAACATCGCCCGCTCGCTGGGCGCGCTCACCATCGGCGTGGTGACCCGCCCCTTCACCTTCGAGGGCCGCCGCCGCGCCAACCAGGCCGAGGACGGCATCGCCGGCCTGCGGGAGAACGTCGACACGCTGATCGTGATCCCCAACGACCGGCTGCTGTCGATCTCCGACCGCCAGGTGAGCGTGCTGGACGCCTTCCGCTCCGCGGACCAGGTGCTGCTCTCCGGCGTGCAGGGCATCACCGACCTGATCACCACCCCCGGCCTGATCAACCTCGACTTCGCCGACGTCAAGTCGGTGATGTCCGAGGCGGGTTCCGCGCTGATGGGCATCGGCTCCGCCCGCGGCGACGACCGCGCGGTGGCGGCCGCGGAGATGGCGATCTCCTCGCCGCTGCTGGAGGCGTCCATCGACGGCGCCCGCGGTGTGCTGCTCTCCATCTCCGGTGGCTCCGACCTCGGCCTGTTCGAGATCAACGAGGCGGCCCAACTGGTCAGCGAGGCCGCCCACCCCGAGGCGAACATCATCTTCGGCGCGGTCATCGACGACGCCCTCGGCGACGAGGTGCGGGTGACCGTCATCGCGGCCGGCTTCGACGGCGGCCAGCCGCCCACCAAGGGCAGCCGGGAAAAACTGGTCGGCGGCTACACCGGCCGTGACGACTCGTCGGGCTCGTCGTCCGGCACCCCGACCGGTTCGTCCGGCGCCGGTGCCGGACGGGGCGCCGGCTCCGACGCGGGCCGGCTGACCCCGTCGTTCACCGGTATCGGCAGCGTGCCGGCGCCGGTCGAGCGGGAGCCCGAGCCGGACAGCGAGCCGGTCGCCGAGAACCCCGGCACCCCGTCCGGCCCGCTGGTCCCGCCGGCCCGGCCGTACCAGGACCCGGCCGTCGAGGAACTCGACGTTCCCGACTTCCTGAAGTGA
- a CDS encoding cell division protein FtsQ/DivIB yields MTRLAAPGASRVRGGPLRPSPRPPRGTARRRRNVLLLALVALTVVGGGGGYLVYGSPLLRAERVKVTGNSVLTDDQIVSAAKVPLGGALFSVDTGAVGKRLTAALPRIDHVDVDRSWPHTVKLRIVERTPSAVLKDGTRYTEVDRGGVRFATVDRAPRGVPLVQLTDPQAASVRQFGTKGLLRAAIAVSAELPQSLSGHATAIRVRSYDGITVELSGGREVVWGSSENGARKARTLTALMKAQPDATHYDVSAPTAPAASGS; encoded by the coding sequence ATGACCCGACTGGCAGCGCCCGGCGCGAGCCGCGTGCGGGGCGGCCCGCTCCGACCGTCACCTCGGCCACCCCGCGGCACGGCGCGCCGCAGGCGGAACGTACTGCTGCTCGCGCTGGTCGCGTTGACCGTGGTCGGCGGGGGCGGCGGCTACCTCGTGTACGGCTCTCCGCTGCTGCGGGCCGAACGCGTCAAGGTCACCGGCAACTCCGTATTGACCGATGATCAGATCGTCAGCGCGGCGAAAGTCCCGCTCGGCGGCGCCCTGTTCTCCGTGGACACCGGCGCCGTCGGCAAACGGCTCACCGCCGCGCTCCCGCGAATCGACCACGTGGACGTGGACCGCTCCTGGCCGCACACCGTAAAGCTGCGGATCGTCGAACGGACCCCGTCGGCGGTGCTCAAGGACGGCACCCGCTACACCGAAGTCGACCGCGGCGGCGTGCGATTCGCCACCGTCGACCGGGCGCCGCGCGGGGTGCCGCTGGTGCAGTTGACCGACCCGCAGGCCGCGAGCGTTCGCCAATTCGGCACAAAGGGACTGCTGCGCGCCGCCATTGCCGTCTCGGCCGAGTTGCCGCAATCCCTCAGTGGCCACGCCACCGCGATCCGGGTGCGTTCCTACGACGGCATCACCGTCGAACTCTCCGGCGGGCGCGAGGTGGTGTGGGGGAGTTCCGAGAACGGCGCACGCAAGGCGCGCACGCTCACCGCGCTGATGAAGGCGCAGCCGGACGCGACGCACTACGACGTCAGTGCGCCCACCGCCCCTGCTGCTTCCGGGAGTTGA